One genomic region from Microcystis panniformis FACHB-1757 encodes:
- a CDS encoding DUF4079 domain-containing protein, protein MNLPSFLWLWKIAAWSMGFTLFAYFLLAVSGVNMGYRRLAGQSRPKWLRPFHLLSGLIMVTLVLILLGIGLVGTIGHYGSLGHSSHLIAGLSVVFLVFVSAISGLNITTHPPLARSLHIGTNLLLFLGFLFVTLTGWDVVQKYLQ, encoded by the coding sequence ATGAATCTCCCTTCCTTTCTCTGGTTATGGAAAATTGCCGCTTGGTCGATGGGATTTACCCTCTTTGCCTATTTTTTACTAGCGGTTTCGGGGGTAAACATGGGTTATCGACGACTTGCGGGCCAATCTCGACCAAAATGGTTAAGACCCTTTCATCTCCTCAGCGGCCTGATCATGGTTACTTTGGTCTTAATTCTGCTGGGAATCGGATTAGTGGGAACAATCGGTCATTATGGCAGTTTAGGTCACTCTTCCCACCTGATAGCGGGTTTATCGGTGGTTTTTCTGGTTTTTGTTTCGGCAATTAGCGGCCTGAACATTACAACTCATCCACCTCTAGCGCGGTCTCTCCACATCGGCACTAATCTTTTATTGTTTCTGGGTTTTCTTTTTGTTACCCTAACAGGATGGGATGTGGTCCAAAAATATCTACAATAA
- a CDS encoding CobW family GTP-binding protein, whose translation MQTVESQAINTMSVPKKGLPVTIITGFLGSGKTTLLNHILSNQQGLKTAVLVNEFGEIGIDNELIISSDDSMVELNNGCICCTINEDLIQAVYKVLERPEKIDYLVVETTGLADPLPVALTFLGTELREMTRLDSIVTMVDCANFSLDLFNSQAALSQITYGDIIVLNKTDLVDEADVDSLEIRIRDMKQGARILRTSKSQVPLPLILSVGLFESDKYFDTEEEHHDHHHHDHDHDHCDHDHHHDHDHDHDHHDHSNHLEVDGFTSISFASDQPFSIRKFQYFLDNQLPESVFRAKGILWFDESPKRHIFHLSGKRFTLEDDEWKGTPKNQLVLIGQNLDHETLKEQINSCLILPAVNHGKGFGK comes from the coding sequence ATGCAAACCGTCGAATCACAAGCTATTAACACGATGTCAGTGCCAAAAAAAGGGCTACCGGTAACAATTATTACTGGGTTCCTTGGTAGTGGTAAGACTACTCTACTCAATCATATTCTCAGCAATCAACAGGGATTAAAAACTGCTGTTCTTGTCAATGAATTCGGTGAAATCGGTATCGATAATGAACTGATTATCAGCAGTGATGACAGCATGGTAGAATTAAATAATGGCTGTATTTGCTGCACGATTAACGAGGATTTAATTCAAGCAGTTTATAAAGTTCTCGAACGTCCCGAAAAAATCGATTATTTAGTCGTAGAAACCACAGGATTAGCCGATCCTTTACCAGTAGCTTTAACCTTTTTAGGAACGGAATTACGGGAAATGACTCGTTTAGATTCCATTGTCACTATGGTGGATTGTGCCAATTTTAGTCTCGATTTATTCAACTCGCAAGCGGCCTTAAGTCAAATCACCTACGGTGATATTATTGTTCTCAATAAAACCGATCTAGTGGATGAAGCGGATGTGGATTCTTTAGAAATAAGAATCCGGGACATGAAGCAAGGAGCGAGAATTCTTCGTACTAGCAAAAGTCAAGTCCCTTTACCCTTAATTCTCAGCGTCGGACTATTTGAATCGGATAAATATTTCGACACAGAGGAAGAACACCACGACCATCATCACCACGACCACGATCACGACCATTGCGATCATGATCACCACCACGATCACGATCATGATCATGATCATCACGACCATTCCAATCATTTAGAGGTGGATGGATTTACTTCTATTTCCTTTGCTAGTGACCAACCTTTTTCGATTCGGAAGTTCCAATATTTCCTCGATAATCAGTTACCAGAAAGCGTTTTCCGCGCTAAGGGTATTCTCTGGTTTGATGAAAGTCCTAAACGTCATATTTTTCACCTCAGTGGCAAACGTTTTACTCTCGAAGATGACGAATGGAAAGGTACTCCGAAAAATCAGCTAGTTCTTATCGGTCAAAATCTCGATCATGAAACCCTAAAAGAACAGATTAACAGTTGTCTCATTTTACCTGCTGTCAATCACGGTAAAGGATTTGGGAAATAG
- a CDS encoding metal ABC transporter solute-binding protein, Zn/Mn family: MKQLILSCLFLGLVACNPSVNTTDNQKPKVISTSTIIADLTARVGGEEIDHQDILKPGDDPHVYEPVPADSVALEKADLILYNGYNLEPGLIKMINSTGIKAKKVAVGEAIKPLQLEKEGQKVPDPHVWGSAKNGIIMVEKIRDQLIKLSPEDKEIFTQNAAQLIAELENLDRWITAAIETIPPSQRQLVTTHDAFQYYAHAYGLKVAGTLIGISTEEQPSAQTVKNLADAIKNFQVPAIFAETTINPALITTVAEEAGVKLAPQQLYSDSIGAVGTRGDSYVKMLKENTRSIVESLGGKVPE; encoded by the coding sequence ATGAAACAACTAATTTTATCCTGTTTATTTTTGGGATTGGTTGCTTGTAATCCCTCAGTTAACACCACCGATAACCAAAAACCCAAGGTAATCTCCACCAGCACAATTATCGCCGATTTAACCGCACGAGTGGGCGGTGAAGAAATTGACCATCAAGACATTTTAAAACCAGGGGATGATCCCCACGTTTATGAACCGGTTCCCGCCGATAGTGTGGCTTTAGAAAAAGCCGATTTAATTCTCTATAACGGTTATAATCTCGAACCGGGGTTAATTAAAATGATCAATTCTACGGGAATTAAAGCTAAAAAAGTGGCCGTGGGGGAAGCAATCAAGCCGTTACAACTAGAAAAAGAGGGGCAGAAAGTACCCGATCCCCACGTTTGGGGTTCGGCGAAAAATGGGATAATTATGGTGGAAAAAATCCGAGATCAACTGATTAAATTAAGTCCCGAAGATAAAGAGATTTTTACCCAAAATGCCGCCCAATTAATCGCAGAATTAGAAAATCTTGATCGCTGGATTACTGCGGCTATTGAAACTATCCCCCCTTCCCAAAGACAATTAGTCACCACTCATGACGCTTTTCAGTATTATGCTCATGCCTACGGTTTAAAAGTTGCGGGAACTTTAATTGGCATTAGTACCGAAGAACAACCTAGCGCCCAAACGGTGAAAAATTTAGCCGATGCTATTAAAAATTTCCAGGTTCCTGCTATCTTTGCCGAGACTACTATTAATCCCGCTTTAATTACCACTGTAGCCGAAGAAGCGGGGGTGAAATTAGCACCACAACAATTATATTCTGATTCGATCGGCGCGGTGGGTACTAGGGGGGATAGTTATGTAAAAATGCTGAAAGAAAATACTCGATCGATCGTGGAATCTTTAGGGGGAAAAGTACCCGAATAA
- the thrS gene encoding threonine--tRNA ligase produces the protein MDNQAPIKLPKTSESDHLKRIRHTTSHVMAMAVQKLFPQAQVTIGPWTETGFYYDFDVPEPFTDKDLKDIKKEMVKIINKKLPVIREQVSREEAEKRIKAINEPYKLEILAGIQEPITLYHLGDAWWDLCAGPHLDNTSELDPKAIELETVAGAYWRGDENKAQLQRIYGTAWENPQQLAEYKRRKEEALKRDHRKLGKELGLFIFSDSVGPGLPLWTPKGTLIRSLLEDFLKKEQLKRGYLPVVTPHIARVDLFKISGHWQKYKEDMFPMMADDEESASKEIGFVLKPMNCPFHIQIYKSDLRSYRELPMRLAEFGTVYRYEQSGELGGLTRVRGFTVDDSHLFVTPEQLDKEFLSVVDLILTVFKSLQLKNFKARLSFRDPESDKYIGSDDAWEKAQSAIRKAVQTLGMDYFEAPGEAAFYGPKLDFIFQDALEREWQLGTVQVDYNLPERFELEYVAEDGNRKRPVMIHRAPFGSLERLIGILIEEYAGDFPLWLAPVQIRLLPVSDTQLDYAKEVTVKMQLLGIRAETDTSGERLGKMIRNAETAKIPVMAVVGAKEMESNSLSIRTRATGDLGVISVEEVVAKLETAIQNHGNF, from the coding sequence ATGGATAACCAAGCCCCGATTAAACTACCGAAAACCAGCGAATCCGACCACCTCAAGCGCATTCGTCACACCACCTCCCATGTTATGGCCATGGCGGTGCAGAAATTATTCCCGCAAGCCCAAGTTACTATCGGGCCTTGGACTGAAACCGGATTTTACTACGATTTTGATGTGCCGGAACCTTTTACCGATAAGGATCTCAAGGACATCAAAAAAGAGATGGTCAAAATTATCAATAAAAAACTGCCGGTGATTCGCGAGCAAGTTTCTCGGGAAGAGGCGGAAAAGCGCATTAAAGCGATTAATGAACCCTATAAGCTGGAAATTCTGGCGGGAATTCAAGAACCCATCACCCTTTATCATCTTGGGGACGCTTGGTGGGATTTGTGCGCCGGTCCGCACCTAGATAATACAAGTGAACTAGACCCGAAAGCGATCGAATTAGAGACGGTAGCGGGTGCTTATTGGCGCGGGGATGAGAATAAAGCCCAATTACAGCGCATTTACGGCACGGCATGGGAAAATCCCCAACAATTAGCCGAATACAAGCGCCGTAAGGAAGAAGCACTCAAACGCGACCATCGGAAATTAGGCAAAGAATTAGGTTTATTTATTTTCTCTGATTCTGTCGGGCCGGGGTTGCCTTTATGGACACCGAAAGGAACTTTAATTCGTTCTTTGTTAGAAGATTTTCTGAAAAAAGAACAGTTAAAACGCGGTTATTTACCCGTAGTTACTCCCCATATTGCTCGCGTCGATTTGTTTAAAATTTCCGGTCACTGGCAAAAGTACAAAGAAGATATGTTTCCCATGATGGCAGACGATGAGGAATCTGCTAGTAAGGAAATAGGATTTGTCCTCAAACCGATGAACTGTCCTTTTCATATTCAAATCTATAAAAGTGATTTGAGATCCTATCGGGAATTGCCGATGCGTTTGGCGGAATTCGGGACAGTTTATCGTTACGAACAATCGGGAGAATTGGGCGGGTTAACTAGAGTTCGCGGTTTTACCGTCGATGATTCCCATTTGTTTGTCACTCCCGAACAATTAGACAAGGAATTTTTAAGCGTTGTTGATTTAATTTTGACGGTGTTTAAGAGTTTACAATTAAAGAATTTTAAGGCGCGATTGAGTTTTCGTGACCCCGAATCGGATAAGTATATCGGTTCCGATGACGCTTGGGAAAAGGCACAATCAGCGATTAGAAAAGCGGTGCAAACTTTGGGGATGGATTATTTTGAAGCCCCCGGAGAAGCGGCTTTTTATGGTCCCAAATTAGACTTTATTTTCCAAGATGCCCTCGAAAGAGAATGGCAGTTAGGAACGGTACAGGTAGATTATAATTTACCCGAACGTTTTGAATTAGAATACGTTGCCGAAGATGGTAATCGTAAACGTCCGGTAATGATTCATCGCGCCCCTTTTGGTTCTTTGGAACGTTTAATCGGTATTTTAATCGAAGAATATGCGGGGGATTTTCCTCTTTGGTTAGCCCCTGTCCAGATACGATTATTACCGGTTAGTGATACTCAATTGGATTACGCTAAAGAGGTGACAGTGAAAATGCAGTTGTTAGGAATTCGCGCCGAAACCGATACCAGTGGCGAACGTTTGGGTAAAATGATTCGCAATGCTGAAACCGCAAAAATACCCGTGATGGCAGTGGTGGGGGCAAAAGAAATGGAAAGTAATAGTTTAAGTATTCGCACCCGTGCCACGGGCGATTTAGGAGTAATTAGCGTCGAGGAAGTGGTGGCAAAATTAGAAACTGCCATCCAAAATCACGGTAATTTTTAA
- a CDS encoding DUF7219 family protein, with product MNQNPPNDDNPNLPDRRKEDFLYPRAPYYGEFKPENLLFNANLQEFAQKVSFICNLETGGKISSLEAYQKIKALWKDLKQSKKGLGIGENPFQKDDDT from the coding sequence ATGAATCAGAATCCTCCTAACGATGATAACCCGAATCTCCCCGATCGCCGCAAGGAGGATTTTCTCTATCCTCGCGCGCCCTACTATGGGGAATTTAAGCCAGAAAACTTGCTATTTAACGCTAATTTACAGGAATTTGCCCAAAAAGTCAGTTTTATTTGTAATCTGGAAACGGGGGGCAAAATCAGTTCTCTAGAAGCCTACCAAAAAATTAAAGCCCTCTGGAAAGACTTAAAACAGAGCAAAAAAGGCCTAGGCATTGGGGAAAATCCCTTTCAAAAAGATGATGATACCTAA
- the purC gene encoding phosphoribosylaminoimidazolesuccinocarboxamide synthase: MEKLYEGKAKILYQTDDPDILLTYYKDDATAFNAQKRGQIVGKGEINCTVSTALFQWLESLGIPTHYIDRPSSREMRVKAIKIIPLEVVVRNIAAGSLCKQTGLKEGKVLPFPLVEFYLKDDALGDPLLTPDRIKVIDIASEEQVNQLRDLALQINQYLQEFFDKCQIILVDFKLEFGVDKTGKIYLGDEISPDTCRLWDKTQEDAQARILDKDRFRRDLGDVETAYQQVQARVLRQIESL; this comes from the coding sequence ATGGAAAAACTCTATGAAGGTAAGGCCAAAATTCTCTATCAAACCGATGATCCCGATATTCTCCTCACTTATTACAAAGACGATGCCACCGCTTTTAATGCCCAAAAACGCGGGCAAATTGTCGGTAAAGGGGAAATTAACTGTACTGTCTCCACTGCCCTATTTCAATGGTTAGAATCCCTAGGAATACCTACCCATTATATCGATCGCCCTAGTTCTAGGGAAATGCGCGTCAAGGCGATTAAAATTATTCCTTTGGAGGTAGTAGTCAGAAATATCGCCGCCGGGAGTTTGTGCAAGCAAACGGGATTAAAGGAGGGGAAAGTTTTACCTTTTCCTCTTGTAGAATTTTACCTCAAGGATGATGCTTTAGGCGATCCTTTGTTAACGCCCGATCGCATAAAAGTGATTGATATTGCCAGCGAGGAGCAAGTCAATCAGTTACGAGATTTAGCCCTGCAAATCAATCAATATCTACAAGAATTTTTTGATAAGTGCCAGATTATTCTCGTCGATTTTAAGTTAGAATTTGGAGTTGATAAAACGGGCAAAATTTATCTAGGTGATGAAATTAGCCCCGATACCTGTCGTCTCTGGGATAAAACCCAAGAGGATGCCCAAGCGCGCATTCTCGATAAGGATCGTTTTCGTCGCGATTTAGGAGATGTGGAAACTGCCTATCAACAAGTACAAGCAAGAGTTTTACGACAGATAGAGAGTTTATAA
- the coaE gene encoding dephospho-CoA kinase (Dephospho-CoA kinase (CoaE) performs the final step in coenzyme A biosynthesis.) yields the protein MSRRIIGLTGGIACGKSTVSHYLENIYKIPVLDADIYAREAVEKGSEILERIFVRYGRKVKTEDNSLNRQQLGEIIFNNPQEKIWLESQIHPYVRECFKRHLEQLEAPIVVFSIPLLFEAKLTHLVTEIWVVSCGFEQQIQRLTTRNNLTREQAIARINNQMPLAEKIALADIVLDNSGDLEALYTQIDRAIQ from the coding sequence ATGTCGAGAAGAATTATCGGGTTAACAGGGGGAATAGCCTGTGGTAAATCCACGGTTTCTCATTATTTGGAAAATATCTACAAAATTCCCGTCCTTGATGCGGATATTTATGCCCGGGAAGCAGTGGAAAAAGGTTCGGAAATTTTAGAGAGAATTTTTGTGCGTTATGGCAGAAAAGTTAAAACTGAGGATAATTCCCTTAATCGCCAACAGTTAGGAGAGATTATTTTTAATAATCCCCAGGAAAAAATCTGGTTAGAAAGTCAGATTCATCCCTACGTTAGAGAATGTTTCAAGCGGCATTTAGAGCAGTTAGAAGCCCCGATAGTTGTTTTTTCCATCCCTTTATTATTTGAAGCCAAATTAACCCATTTAGTCACAGAGATTTGGGTGGTTTCATGCGGTTTCGAGCAACAAATTCAACGCTTAACGACTAGAAATAACTTAACTAGAGAACAAGCGATCGCTCGGATTAATAATCAAATGCCTTTAGCCGAAAAAATTGCCTTAGCTGATATTGTTTTGGACAATTCCGGGGATTTAGAAGCTTTATATACTCAGATCGATCGAGCTATACAATAG
- a CDS encoding energy-coupling factor transporter transmembrane component T family protein produces MQSFNWQTVDRDSPFTRLDFRTKLTMMIVVTLIAFTWESPLAGGFLTLIVALACLWAGVKWSYLLTILKFMAPFYLFLLITMGFFNVEQVKTLTGKTELTPLLTVGSTKMTVEGTLYGLNVIFKTLTMVLIIPLAIFTTDINQMMVSLTKARIPYKIVFIFSSTLRLFPLLVEESRSIISAQRLRGLAIEKMGWLQKGKIYASIAVPLILNAMAKSQKLEVVLQAKAFSGDPDRTFLQESILTNKDYLLIIGFLFLLVLAIILYVKFGVGKFAWLF; encoded by the coding sequence ATGCAATCATTTAACTGGCAAACCGTCGATCGAGATTCTCCTTTTACTCGCCTAGATTTTCGGACAAAATTAACCATGATGATCGTGGTTACTCTCATCGCTTTTACTTGGGAAAGTCCCCTCGCTGGCGGTTTTCTAACTCTTATTGTCGCTTTAGCTTGTCTCTGGGCGGGGGTAAAATGGTCTTATCTTCTCACTATTTTAAAATTCATGGCTCCTTTTTATCTATTCTTATTAATTACCATGGGATTTTTTAATGTGGAACAGGTAAAAACTTTAACGGGAAAAACTGAATTAACTCCCTTATTAACTGTCGGTTCTACTAAAATGACTGTGGAGGGAACCCTCTACGGTTTAAATGTGATCTTTAAAACTCTCACGATGGTTTTAATTATTCCCCTCGCTATTTTTACCACCGATATAAATCAGATGATGGTGAGTTTAACTAAAGCCAGAATTCCCTACAAAATAGTCTTTATTTTTTCCTCTACCCTGCGTTTATTTCCTCTCCTAGTAGAAGAATCTCGCTCGATTATTTCTGCTCAAAGATTACGAGGATTAGCAATAGAAAAAATGGGTTGGCTGCAAAAAGGAAAAATTTATGCTTCCATCGCTGTACCTTTAATTTTAAACGCTATGGCTAAATCGCAAAAATTAGAGGTAGTTTTACAAGCTAAAGCTTTCTCTGGTGATCCCGATCGCACATTTTTACAGGAATCAATCTTAACCAATAAAGACTATTTATTAATTATTGGCTTTCTATTTTTATTGGTTTTGGCAATCATTCTCTATGTAAAATTCGGGGTGGGAAAATTTGCCTGGTTGTTTTAA
- a CDS encoding transglycosylase SLT domain-containing protein, whose protein sequence is MFKKFPPHTPLILGLGSGVALFTLTSLFLFHPKILAWLDRNSASLPSQDPNQPSAVVDSASLPQTERDVKLRDVADANAPSLERSRARYLLAMDLLRKYEGGPALKQLEGLEKQYPVLAPQILLKQGRAHELTNDSEKAQEIWQKLLETYPQSPVVAEAYYSLGKYDPSYHEKLLKEYPRHPRTLALIRQRLQENPDQFPLWLQLAKANPFDPTLNQARNRLVKDYAEQLTPADWAMIGAGYWQSGLYEKAYKAYAKATPSPEQAYRYARGLQIAKKLPEARSAYQKLIKTYPQASETGLGLLRLAQISPNRDAIAYLDRIVKQFPDRAPEALEAKAKLLDSTNAQAASQTWQTLLNKYPKSDEAADYRWLMAQRAAKSGDYAKAWQWAQPIAVNNPDSQIAPKAAFWVGKWAQKLGKNQEAKQAFTYTISRHPHSYYAWRSAVLLGWDVGDFTTVRSYNPTTVKPATRNDTPAGSEAFKELYRIGEDTDAWNLFQAEIVDPWNLTVDEQFNLGVYKLSRNQNLEGINLIWRLRERDTPEEREAWKVLRQNDKYWHALFPFPYYDSILEWSKDRQLNPLLVTALIRQESRFEKEIRSPVGAVGLMQIMPDTGKYIAGNTGNKSYSLTNPEDNIMMGTWYLDYTHGKFAGNSLFAVASYNAGPGAVSKWRQRFDFSDPDEFVENIPFRETKGYIESVFGNYWNYLQIYNPEIQEQMKRVANPS, encoded by the coding sequence ATGTTTAAGAAATTCCCCCCTCACACCCCGCTCATTCTTGGACTAGGTTCTGGGGTTGCGCTTTTTACTCTCACCAGTCTCTTTCTCTTTCACCCGAAAATCCTCGCTTGGCTCGATCGCAATAGTGCTTCGCTTCCTAGCCAAGATCCTAACCAACCCTCTGCCGTAGTTGATAGCGCTTCCTTACCACAAACCGAGCGAGATGTCAAGTTAAGAGATGTTGCTGATGCCAATGCGCCCTCTTTAGAGCGTAGTCGCGCCCGCTATCTCTTGGCTATGGATTTATTGAGAAAATATGAAGGGGGTCCGGCTTTAAAACAATTAGAAGGCTTAGAAAAACAATATCCTGTCCTCGCTCCCCAGATTCTCCTCAAACAGGGACGCGCCCACGAATTAACCAACGATAGTGAAAAAGCGCAAGAAATTTGGCAAAAATTACTGGAAACCTATCCCCAATCGCCCGTAGTGGCGGAAGCTTACTACTCTTTGGGCAAATACGACCCCAGTTATCATGAGAAATTGCTTAAGGAATACCCCCGACACCCGCGTACTTTGGCTTTAATTCGCCAACGTCTTCAAGAAAATCCCGATCAATTTCCCTTATGGTTACAGTTAGCCAAGGCTAATCCTTTTGATCCTACCCTCAATCAGGCCCGCAATCGTTTGGTGAAAGACTACGCCGAGCAGTTAACTCCGGCGGATTGGGCAATGATTGGGGCAGGTTATTGGCAGTCGGGATTGTACGAAAAAGCCTATAAAGCCTATGCTAAAGCCACTCCTAGCCCCGAACAAGCCTATCGTTACGCCCGCGGGCTACAAATTGCCAAAAAACTGCCAGAAGCTCGCAGCGCTTACCAAAAATTAATTAAAACCTATCCCCAGGCCTCAGAAACCGGGTTAGGATTACTGCGACTCGCCCAAATTTCTCCTAACCGCGATGCTATAGCATATCTCGATCGCATTGTCAAGCAATTTCCCGATCGCGCTCCGGAAGCTTTGGAAGCGAAAGCCAAATTACTGGACTCAACTAATGCCCAGGCCGCTAGTCAAACATGGCAGACTCTGTTAAATAAATACCCAAAATCTGACGAAGCCGCCGATTATCGCTGGTTAATGGCCCAAAGAGCCGCTAAATCCGGCGATTACGCCAAGGCGTGGCAGTGGGCGCAGCCAATTGCGGTTAATAATCCCGATAGTCAAATTGCCCCGAAAGCGGCCTTTTGGGTGGGAAAATGGGCGCAAAAACTGGGCAAAAACCAAGAAGCAAAACAAGCTTTTACCTACACTATTTCTCGTCATCCCCATTCCTATTATGCTTGGCGCTCGGCGGTTTTATTAGGTTGGGACGTGGGGGATTTTACCACTGTCCGCTCCTATAATCCTACCACCGTCAAACCCGCCACCCGTAACGATACTCCCGCTGGCTCGGAAGCTTTCAAGGAACTATATCGCATTGGTGAAGATACGGACGCGTGGAATCTCTTCCAGGCAGAAATTGTCGATCCTTGGAATTTAACCGTTGACGAACAATTTAACCTCGGTGTCTATAAACTCTCTCGCAATCAAAATTTAGAAGGAATTAACCTGATTTGGCGCTTGCGAGAAAGAGATACCCCAGAGGAAAGGGAAGCATGGAAAGTCCTGCGACAAAATGATAAATACTGGCACGCTTTATTCCCTTTCCCCTACTACGATAGCATCCTGGAATGGTCAAAAGATAGACAATTAAATCCCCTGCTAGTGACGGCTTTAATCCGGCAAGAATCCCGCTTTGAAAAAGAAATTCGTTCTCCTGTGGGGGCAGTGGGATTAATGCAAATTATGCCCGATACCGGTAAATATATCGCGGGTAATACTGGCAATAAAAGTTATTCTTTAACTAATCCCGAAGATAACATTATGATGGGGACATGGTATCTCGATTATACCCATGGCAAATTCGCTGGAAATTCACTTTTTGCTGTGGCTAGTTATAACGCTGGACCGGGGGCAGTTTCTAAATGGAGACAGCGTTTCGATTTTAGCGATCCCGATGAATTTGTCGAGAATATTCCCTTTAGAGAAACTAAGGGTTATATAGAATCGGTGTTTGGTAATTATTGGAATTATCTCCAGATTTATAACCCCGAAATTCAAGAGCAAATGAAGAGAGTTGCTAACCCTTCCTAG
- the cysC gene encoding adenylyl-sulfate kinase: MKQRGVTVWLTGLSGAGKSTITEALQAKLIAEGYSIEVLDGDIVRTNLTKGLGFSKEDRDENIRRIGFVSNLLTRHGVIVLVSAISPYREIREEVRGKIGNFVEVFVNAPLNVCEERDVKGLYKRARAGEIKSFTGIDDPYEPPFNPEVECRTDLETLEESVAKVWNKLRELGYINQAVAV, translated from the coding sequence ATGAAACAGCGCGGCGTGACGGTTTGGTTAACAGGATTGAGCGGTGCGGGGAAAAGCACGATTACCGAGGCATTACAGGCAAAATTAATCGCTGAAGGTTATTCCATTGAAGTTCTCGATGGCGATATAGTGCGGACGAACCTCACCAAAGGTTTAGGATTTAGTAAAGAGGATCGCGATGAAAATATCCGTCGCATTGGTTTTGTGTCTAATTTGCTCACCCGTCACGGTGTGATTGTCCTAGTTTCGGCTATTTCTCCCTATCGCGAGATTCGCGAGGAAGTACGGGGAAAAATCGGCAATTTTGTCGAAGTTTTTGTTAATGCTCCCTTAAACGTCTGTGAGGAGCGCGATGTGAAAGGATTATATAAAAGAGCGCGTGCTGGCGAAATCAAGTCTTTTACGGGAATTGATGATCCCTATGAACCACCTTTTAACCCAGAAGTGGAATGTCGCACTGATTTAGAGACTTTAGAGGAAAGTGTCGCCAAAGTCTGGAACAAATTGAGGGAATTAGGCTACATTAATCAAGCTGTGGCGGTTTAA